A region of the Gouania willdenowi chromosome 1, fGouWil2.1, whole genome shotgun sequence genome:
agccagtctggtgaccagtgtgcggcttaggaataatgatggtggctgtgagcagaggaggaagtgagtggaagttacataaaacaggtatttgggaacaacgtgtctatggttgagcccagtatgagtgttatcccacagcccgaggccagtgcgtccatgacaaatgtgattccaagagccgctactgcaaaacccataagccgcccccgggcccgaagaagcagtcgggccagcagaaagagcgagagatctaggggcccccggcgaccaccccacggccaagcagccccccgaacgccccaaggtcccaagccgagaggctgccattgccccccccatacacacccgaaaagccccgaaggagccaaggacccagcgcaccacgcccccgactccaacccccaacccccaggcccccagccccccccccccccaccaccacccacacccccgcgcccagccccccgaggggagggcccagagagccccccgcccgagaccccagcggaggagccaaagcccacgcccagcagacgaccagagccacgccgaacgggcagccggcgggcccccgccggtgagcccagagccagcaaggacccaaccccaggccaggaggacccggaatggatgcagcaccaggagcagcccgcccagggcgaacgaccacacccaaagctgcataaggcaccagggggccgctgggagtccccccgccggtccccaggcaccccaacctagcccccccgggcgccccagatgctgatgccgcccgcgccacgagcttcagttctttaaagccagggccccctccagaggccaagccagaccgccccgccgggatgtggccccctaatttaacctaaataaaagtttattcaatcaatgcatgtaacgcaccgcatttaacgttcagtaacgataacggcgtaaaaagtaattagctaGATTACcgcgttactgaaaaacaaacgccgttacctaacgccgttattttaaacgctgttattccaaacactggtaaTATGCATGAAAACGACCAAATGACCTATGGGCTTGAGGAGGTTGCTAATAGATCCTATAATTTTACTGTGCGGCTAGTAAAAGTATATAATCATATCGCTATATTTATctggttaataaaaggtaaatatagaaaCATTAGATTTATGGGGCCACTCTGGCCACCTAACttaatctctcttttttttttttttttttaacaattgtatTTCCAATTTAAATTTGACAGACTTCTGAGACTAATTGTCTTTAGAAAAATTTCTATTGAATATTTTTGCGAGGCATTCTTCATCTCCTCCGCTAGGTGGCAGCTTTTCGCCATTTCTGctggtttattttttcaaaagacAACCCCTTCCTTTTTTATAATACAGTTTTTATGCtacaaaacaatgaacaaacTCATCTTCCGCCTTTACTCAGGAGAATTTAATTGCTAAAACATCTATACAAGAATaacagctttatttatttacacacaaCAAATGGACTGCTTGGGCTCTTCAAATGACTAATAAAGCAGGGATCACAGGTCAGCCAGTCATAAATGGTGATACAGATGAAGATGCAAATCTTCAAACACGTACGTTTGCATCAAGTATAAAATTGGAAGTAGAAAAATATTTgtttcaaggcaaggcaaatttatttgtatagcgcatttcatactcaaggcaactcaatgtgctttacatgataaaacattcaattgtttaaaatcaataagaacatttaaaatcatcagtaaaatcaattaaaatcatcagtaaaatcatcatgacgtcaacaacatgaccaaaaatctctctctcaatcatatgcagtagagaaaaaaagtgccttcaactttgatttaaaaatgttcacatgtgatgctgacttcagctctgctggcagtttgttccacttctttgctgcataacaactaaaagcagcatcaccatgtttactgtgaactctgggctccactatctgatctgtgtccatagatctgagagacctgctgggttcatacctgactaacatgtcactgatgtattctggaccaaacccattcacagatttatacaccagcagcagaactttaaagtctattctgaggctgactgggagttagtgtaaagactttaaaactggagtaatgtgttttgacctctttgttctggttaagaaccgagctgcagcgttctgaaccagctgtagctgtttgatgctcttttgggggattcctgtcagaagaccattacaatagtccagtctgctggatataaaagcatggaccagtttctcctgatctttctgagtcattaaacctttcactctggagatgttctttaggtggtagaagctgtttttgtgatagatttgatctgactgctgaatgtaagatctgagtcaatcagaagaccaaggtttttgacttggtctttagcttttaaagatcgagactcaagataattgctgacagcagtcctcttttccttgttaccaaagacaatcacctccatcttgtcatggtttagttgaaggaagttttcactcatccagcagtttactttttctaaacagtcacacaacacctcaatgggaccatggtcatctgggttcagtgatagatattgttgtgtgtcatctgcgtagctctgataatcaaccttacagttctgtaaaatttgtcctaaaggaagcatataaaggctaaacagaagaggtccaagaacagatccctgaggatcACATGTAGAGGCTCTGGTACAAAATGTTTAAAGGTGGAAAAGGAAAACATAGAAGAGGAAGAGAATATAGCCAGCTATTTCTCACTTTGGTTTTTAGCTtcagaaaacaaacaagataCATAAACACATCTTGAACTTCACACTTTGCACACATGGAGAAAACTGCTTTACTCACAATAGGCCATGCAAAAAAAGAAGTGATTAATCACAATGCAGAACATTTAAGCTTCTGATGAGGTtagacagaagaagaaaaaaacctgtTAAAAGTCAGTCAGACCTCATCCTGTCTGCAGCATCAAACTGCAACATCTGGCTGTGATTAGAATCGTCAGTCATTTCTATTTCCTGAGGTCAAAGCGCTGCTTGTTATCACTCGGACCATGTCATAAGTTATTCCCCTGCACCTCCAACAGCAGCTGAGTGCGATTACTGCAGCTGAGGAGGTGAGGGCAAGGCCGATCTATAGCCACTGCTATGGATGTTTTCATTATGACCGCTAGGGGGCAGCAACTGCAACAATGAATGTAATCTAggacctaggttcccaaagtggggtaagCAAATTGTCCTGGGtttcgtaaaaaaaaaataaaaaaaataatacaaacagcgcaacaacattggaaactataaCATAagtagagcagcagtcaggagcctccatgcattgccacaaataacACATTGACCTATGtgagactgccctctagtggtgacagaaaacaataaaaaagcaaaaatatggtgagAGTTACATTGCTTTGCGCTAGCCAAAAGGACTTGATGCCCTCTGCTATAACACGtagtgtgaaagtggattttcagctttgacaaacatgaaaacaaaatatagagCAAGACTTAGCGCGGAGAATGATTTAAGACTCGAactctcaaattcagccaaacattgcatCCTCTCTGCCTCACCCTTCCCATTAAAGATGTAGCTCGTTGTATaaagtttcagggtgatgaatatgttgtattactatACTATATATTCAATCagcaaatgtttggtagatttctatttccaaaataaaagttgttgtttctcactgaaaatgccagtaggctgatttattaaataaatcaagtgataattctgaataagatactgtatttttttgtgtgcttacagattattattcttttttttaattagatattattactcaacaggataggtcaaattcagggagaaaataaatgtctgaagggaGTGTGAAATGTTTGGGAACTATTGATCAAGGAGATCAAACTGAATTGATACGTACATTTCAAACCTGAAAAATCATTttgaatctaaaaaataaaactactatCAAAGTGTTGATCATTTATATATCTGTACATGTTATTTATTAGCACTCTAATatcgttttctcattttcacaaTTCAGAAAAAGTGACACGATTCTAATGCAGTGTGCTAAAGAGGAATAtataactgtgtgtgtttggactAAAACACATTAGCAAAAGGGGTTTAGCTGAACATCCTTCTCCACAATAACACCAGCAGCATCTTTAGTCTTCTAGCACTGCAGCTTTCGGATGCTGCGTGAAATCCTCTTGAACTCCCTCTGGCCCTTCTGCCAGCGCTTCAGAGAGGTGATGACCAGCTGGCCCTCGATCTTCTGACCCATGACCAGATACGCAGCATTAATGTCGTTCATCTCCTCACAGATGCACTGCAGGCCGTCCCTCAGCCACAGCACGGTCTTCCTCAGGTCGCGCTCAGTCACGCCGTTCATCATGTAGATGGTCTTGCTCTTGTTCTCCGGCACGATTTTGGTGTCACCGTTGACGTAGGTGATCTCTTTCACTTTGATTTTTAAAGCTTCGGAGAGAGAATGAATGAAGTTGATGTTGATTTcaaccaaaaatacatttaaatggaGTACAAGACACACACATGCGCAGCTGCAGATATTCCCCCATGCAGGTATTTTCATTCTTTGTAGACCCTACAGGGTCCCTGCTCCTTATCTTGGGAACTGTTATTagaatcagtgtgtgtgtgtgtgtgtgtgtgtaggtctaTACTTACCAAAGTCGTTCTTACAAAGGTTGTCCACAATCTCATTGTCATTTTCGTCTGTTTCTTTGCAAGCATTGCAAACCCTGGGGACTAAAACCAACAGAATGAGCTTTAAATCAGGGCGGtcacactcattttagttttcCGACATATTTTATGTggaaaaacaagttattttgcccatagtttgcacttctacctatacataaaatacaaaatatgtaagaaactgagtCTGAAACTATATCCAATCAATatgtgatagatatcagtcccaacaggatcttcatttTGAATTCCCTacaatttgtgaccaatttctatttaataaatggaaatgttatgtaataatttgcgGGAAAATGAAGGTCTTGTAAgaagttttttcaacagtttagcattaaaaattactgcaattatgcaatataagcactggACAAACTGTGAGCGCCTGCAAATACTGCTGAGTTTCATTTGCACAATGACTCATGTTTTGTACTTTCTCTTGCGGCCTGAATTTGATACTCCGaaagggtcggatttggcccccgggccgcaaGTTTGACACATAAAGACTTTAGATAAAGACACTGTAAATTAGCTGCAGAACCATTGACATCCCATCATAAAACACGCATTGTCAAGGTGGTCTAATGTTTAGTGTAGCCTATtggtttcagatttttttttttttttgcatgtaaaTTGTTGCATGTAAGTATAACCTGCTATACACTCATGTTTATGAGTGTATTGCAGGTTATACTTACATGCAACAATTTTACTTTTTGgctttaaaagtaatttatttcacacattttacaaatgaatgtatttaaagctgaaatacagttatttaaagtaaaaaaaagtaaggaaATGAGGATGTCTGATAAATGCAGATTAGGTGATTCGATAGGAAGAATCTCGCAAATCACGCACGAACTGCATGAAGCGAGTTTGGTTCTCATGCGCGCATCAGTCTCTACATTTACGCACGGGCTTTTTAACCTCAGTTTTCATCTTACCTTCTTTGGTGACGGGCACAAGGTTGTCGATGCTTGCAGGAGGAATGCACAGGTCGTTGTCCAGTGGGAAACGCTCGCAGTCCAGCATGGTGGGCCAGGGAAAGCCAAATGCGGACATGATGGGCGCACAGCCGCGCTTTACGTTCTCACACAGAGACCTGCAGGGCTGGATGGGCTCGTCCAAGTCATCCAAGCACACCGGAGCGAAGAGAGAGCACAGAAACTTTCTTGTGTCTGGGTGACATTGCTTCTGAACCAGTGGGATCCAGGATGAAGCTTGCTGCAGAACTTCGTTCATGGTTTCGTGCCCGAGCAGGTTCGGGAGGCGCATCTCCGTGTACTCAATGTCGTGACACAGCAGCAGATTGGCTGGAATGGGCTTGCAGTTGTTCTTTTTGTAAAATAAGTCATGCTGGCCGAAGTAGAGTCCGTGGATGGCTTCCAGACAGGGGAAGCTTACGACCCACATCAGTGTCACTGTAGAAATGATGGCTCTCATTTTGGTGCAAGTTACTAAACGAGACGCATTTAGGTATAGTTGCGCCTCCGTCGGGGTGCATGGAGTGAATGTCAGCGTCCAGCTGCTACTGTAACTAGAGGTTTTCTTCCCGTCAGGTCTGGGAGGAGTCAGAGTATCCTACTGTGCGTAAAGACCAAACTGTGTCCAAAAAGAAAACCCAGTCTCTCCTGCTGTTGTTGTAGGTCTGAGAATACgtattttctttcttattttggCTAATCATTTTATTACTGGTCGTTTATCTTGACTGCCTCACTCCCTCTTTTATCTTCTCTCTTTCATGGAAGTCATAAAATGTGTCGGACGGTTGTGCCTCTTTAAATCCAACCCAGTTTAACCATATCCAGAGTGATCTCCTAAAAATGTCTGTAAAGGCTTTGGAGATCTAAGAGGGATCATTCAGCTCAGCTTAGTAAGTGCTCATTTTCCATCAGTAGACGCAGCCAAATCCTCCGGGCAAGGTTTGACTTGGTGAAATATTGTTCTCCCTGCATGGTTTGAGACGCAGAACTCCACTCAATGCACCCAGGGGTGAAACCGAATCCGCCGCATGTGTAACTCTGGCTCCTGTCCCTTCTCAGACCCTCATGTGCCATAGTCTGTTTGAGAGAAGCTGCACCTACTTCTCCTCAGACTAAAACCATCTCTTTTTCCATCATAGAGACTTAAGGTAAATGTCTAAATGTGTAAGAAGTGTGGAATTTCTTGCTAAAAGGGGGGGTCACTTTTCctaaatttcttctttttttccccctccttCGTGGATTGTTGATATACAgatgtttttggttttcctcATATCTGAGGCAGAGATGTCATGTTACCAACAACCTGAAAAGGGAAAAAGGTGCAAAGAATTACATTCCAGGGCCTGAAAAGGAATAAGAACCTTttccagcaaaaaaacaaaacaaaaaccaaacttaatcCTTACATGAACATTTTAATTTAGGACATTCACATTTAGTATTTCTGATCACAGTTGAATGCATAATAATATAAAAGGCCTTTGTGATTCTAAACTTAAAATTGAGCCTCAATTGATTATTTTAGGAccacaaatgaaattgtgcctTCGTTGTAGCACCTCAGTGTGCAACAGACACCCATCAATTTACAAAAACCCAAGAAACGTCAGCTTAATCACTTCAGATCGAACAAGGgcaactattttattttgtaaaggcccaaaatgactcccaaatcacacaaatagacagaaaaatacacaaaaacacaaaacaaattactcagaaaacccAAAGTGACGACAGAAatcactccacaaacacacacacaaataaagaaaaagacacaaaaggactttgaaaacacattaagtgacaataaaagcacacaaaataagagaatatgatattacagcaaaaatacactacatgacagaaaaactaTTTGATCTTTTCTACATGAATGCCTAGATTGGTCAAAtatctaaatgttgataatgtggccctcggatcaggaAAACAAATTTTTGTGGcgcccgctgtgataaaagttgcggTGATTTGGTAATTTAAAATCTCCACATTGTGGcataaacattttgtaaaaaaaaagaaaatgctaaatttaatgCCATGTCATaattttgttagttttcatcattattttaagGAAAGGTTTCCAAAAACAGTCTAACAGAAACTAATCGTAGATTCGACACGGTCTTATGTGATGTTGGGGGTAAAAGAGTCCCTGAAACGTTATCTTACCTCACTTGGAAAGAAAACACATCAGACGAGAGAGCTTTCATTACAGCTCACTGTGAAGTTTGTAATTCATGATCACTGAGCCTTTAAAAACCCAATTCTCTCTCCAACCTTTTAGAAATGAAGGAACGAGTAAATGAGGATAGTTTTGGTCTGCTTTTATATGTAACTCTGTCCCTTTTGCCTTCAAAGTGCTTCCATTCTATTCGGGTCCCTGTAGAAACCCTTTTTAGGGCGAGAGCTTCCCATTAACCTGCAATGTGACTCCCTTCAGCTGAGCAGCAGGTTGGCAGGCTGGACTGTACCGTGGTGCAGGTCACATTCTGACCTTCTCAGCTGTAAACAGGCTCGAGATGAACTTTGGCTCTGTATACACACACTGTATTAGGGGATGTATATGCTGAAACTTCACTCATGCAAAACACGTGGCGTAGAGGGCTCTTACAATGTGAAATGTCCCGAAACAAAGGCTTTGGATGAAGACAGGCTTCCATAGAGGGATAATGAGGACCAGATCACCCACTGTGAGGCTTTTTATCTCCAAACACAGATACTGTACAGTCTCTATTACCCATACCGTGTCACATGAAGTTTGCTGGGGATGGAGGTAAGCCGATTCAAGGCCAGTGCTCAACCCCAGCAGGTTCTCATTACAGCTCTGTGTGAAAGCGAGACACTGCTCGCTCTAATGCTCCGTCTCAAGCCCTCGTACCTTTTGCTTTTTGCTCTTTTCAAACCACACTTTCCATCAGTTGTGTTTCCAGTGTTTCA
Encoded here:
- the sfrp2 gene encoding secreted frizzled-related protein 2; this encodes MRAIISTVTLMWVVSFPCLEAIHGLYFGQHDLFYKKNNCKPIPANLLLCHDIEYTEMRLPNLLGHETMNEVLQQASSWIPLVQKQCHPDTRKFLCSLFAPVCLDDLDEPIQPCRSLCENVKRGCAPIMSAFGFPWPTMLDCERFPLDNDLCIPPASIDNLVPVTKEVPRVCNACKETDENDNEIVDNLCKNDFALKIKVKEITYVNGDTKIVPENKSKTIYMMNGVTERDLRKTVLWLRDGLQCICEEMNDINAAYLVMGQKIEGQLVITSLKRWQKGQREFKRISRSIRKLQC